GAATAGCTTTTTTATAGCTCGATATTTTTTAAGCTATTAAAGAAAATGATGGTAGCCACCAAGTCTTTTTCTTCGTTTAAGTCTAGTTTGTTCTCTGCAACAAACTTTGAAATTACTTCTTTGTTCTTACCGAAAACTTTTAATTTTTTATTTTTTGAAGATGGGAGCTCGTAAAATTTCCCAGTTTTTGTGACAAGGTAATATATAGGCTTGTCAACAAAACGAGCTTTAAAGGCTCTTGTAATTGAAGTTTTAGCGGGTTTTGCAGGTATAAATTTCTTATTCAGTTTTTTAAAGACATCAATTTTCTCTCCCTCGTGGAGTACTTGGAAATAACCTCCCCCTTGGATACCACCTTGATACGGAGCAAATACAAAAATGGCGTCTTCAATTTTTACAAAAATATCGGGTGATTTGGTGAGTGGACGTGCTTCGCTAATTGGGGTGTCGAGCGTTTTTTTTATTTCCATTTCATCGGCAATCGCATTGTACCGAAGCGCTACTCCTTTTGCCAGTAGGGTATTGCCTTTATATACATTTCCTTTTAAGTAATTTGGATGGTTGTATGGTGTGCCATGGTACTTTTCGGTGTCCATGTAGTCAATAAACTTGTCTTGACGCTTTATAAATTCATCTAATTGAAAAAGACTACTTACAAACCGATCATTGTTTGACTGCCCTTGTACTATATCACTACTTAGGCTAAGTAGTAGGAAAATTATAACTATAGTTCTCATCGCTGAATAAAGTATTTAATAAGTGCATTCCAGCTAGTTAAGGTAAATATAGGTGTCTGTATGGATAAGAACAAACCTGTGGTTGTATAAATGCTAATTAGATGTCGGGTTTTATAAATACAGACCGCTAGTTAACCATCTATAACATTGAAAAACAAGCGATTGTAAATAAATTATTAGAATCTAAGCCCTGTCATTATAAATCACACCCATAAAATCCTACCTTTATTCTTCGAATTCGGGAACTGTTTTTGAGCGTTTATGATAGCGTAAAAATAGTTTCTAAGTTGCATTATTTTTGGCTAAACATCCAACCTATATGTATTGCAGGATTGTATCCTTTTTACTTTTTATGAGTGTGTGCATCGCGCAGGCACAAACTATGCCTGAAGACGATTTAAAAAGTAAAGGATATGATGACCTTATTGCGCTGTTTGAAGATAATATCACCGACACACTAATAGCTACTAGAATTGCACGGGTATATATTGAAAAGGCGAGAGCAGACATGGATAGTACGAAAATGGCTCGTGGTTATCAAAGACTAGCCTTTGTTTCTTCTAAGGCAGATGCTATTAAAAATTTAGACACTACGATACAGCTTTCTAAAAACAGTAAGCATCCTAACTTCCCTGCCATAGGGTACTTGTTTAAATCGTATTATTTATACAATGTAGACAAATACGAAGAAAGTCTACAAAATGCCATAACGGGCTATCAATATGCGAAGCAGAAAAGTAATATTGATCAGCAGATTACAGCACTTCATCAAATTAATGGGGTAAATGAGCTCTGGGGCGATTATGAGAAGGCGCTAGAAACTGAATTGCTTACAAAAGAGTTACTATTTCAGAATAAAAATTCAGAACTCTTTACAGATAATTACATCGCTTCGCTGGAGGGCATCGGAAATTGTTACGTTAGATTGCGTAAACCAGATTCTGCACTAGCATATTATAAGAAGGGCATTCTGGAATCCTTAAAAAATGAAGATTCTATTACGTATCATGCCTTTGTTTCTAAAAGCGGTACAGCACTATATGTGAAAGGCGATTATAATGCAGCAATAGATAGCTTACAAAAAGCACATGCCTACAAAGAGTACTTTATAAATAGTTACGATACTTATTATAATTTTTATATGGGTAGTATTTTCTTTCAACAAGGAAATAACGAAAAGGGCGCGTTGTATTTCAAAAAAGTAGATTCTATTTATGAGCGTAAGCAGGTATTATATCCTGAGTTGCCAGTGGTCTATGATAAATTAGCAAGTTTTTATAGAGAAAGTGAAAATCAAGAAATGCAGTTAGCCTATATGCAGAAATTGGTGTTGGTGGTTAAATTAATAGATGTAAAGCGCGTATATATAAAAGATAAAATTACAGAGGAATATGAAATCCCGAAGCTTTTGGAAGAGAAAGACACCTTAATCTCAGGGTTAAAAGAAAAGCATGATGCTTCTCAAAAGAAGGTATGGTGGATTGGCGGTTTTTTAATATTGAGTTTATTATTATTGGGATATTATGTAAGGCGTCAGAAAACATTTAAGAAGCGATTTGAGTTACTCATAGCGCAACGGGAAGCGCCTGTAGAAGTAACAAAACCTGAACCAGAAACAGCTGGGGCATCTTTAGATATTTCCGAAGATATAGTTGCTGAAATTTTAGAACATTTGGCAGCTTTTGAGGCTGAAAAGAAATTTCTATCACCCAAAATAAAACTAACTCAATTAGCAAAAGAATGCAATACAAACTCAACTTACCTATCTAAGGTGATTAATTTTAAAATGGGTAAAAACTTTTCGAGTTATATTAACGAATTACGTGTTGCCTATGCGTTCGATGAGTTACGAGACAATCCTACCTTTAGGAAGTACACGATAAAAGCAGTTGCGTCTGAATGTGGCTTTAAAAGTGCAGAATCATTCTCTAAAGCGTTCTACAAGATGTATGGAATTTACCCGTCTTTTTACAGTAAGCAATTAGAACAGAAAAGGATATAAAAAAAACAGAGCCAAATTGGCCCTGCTTTTCTTCTTTCTCATAGGTGCTATAATTATTTATAGCTGCGTGTCATAGTACTTTACGGTTTTCAATAAATCTTTCTCTTGATTGATGTCTAATTTATTGTCTTGTACGTACTTTTTAATATCATTCTTGTTCTTTCCAAATACCTTTAATTTCTTGTTTCTAGAATTTGGAAGTTCATAAAATTTTCCATCTTTACTGGCTAGGTAGTAGGTGATATCATCAGAAAATTTCGCAGGTAAATCTCTCGTAATAGAGGTGGTTGCTTTTTGAGCTGGTCTAAAATCTTTTTGCAACTTTTTATACAAATCAATTTTATTGCCTTCATGTAGCACCTGGAAATAACCGCCACCTTCTACACCACCTTTGTAAGGAGCAAAAATGTAGATGTCGGTTCCAATTTTCACAAAAATCTCTGGAGACTTTGTAAGAACCTTCGCATCGTCGTCTGCAGATGTAAGACCTTCTTTAATTTCTATTTCGTCGGCCACTGCGTTATAGCGCAATGCAACATTGCTGGCTAACAGTTCATTATTGTTGTAAACATTTCCTAAAAGATAACTCGGATGATTGTAAGGAGTACCTGTATAAGATTTGGTGTCTTCGTAATTAATAAACTTGTCTTGTCTTTTAATGTGCTCATCTACTTGAAAAAGAGCGGCAGTAAATTCAGACCCAAACGTTGTTTGAGCCATCATATTTCCGCTAAAAAATAGGAGTAGAGAAATTTTTAAAATAGAAAAAGTCTTTTTCATAATTAGGTTATTTAAGTGTATTATAGTATGCCACCAGTTTTTTCAAACTGTAATCTTTATTGATGTTTAGATTTTCTTCTTTACTATATTTCTTTAATTCTTTGCTGTGTGTTGGAAATGCTTTTAGCTTTCTGCTTCTAGATCCAGACAATTCAATAAGTTCATTTGTTTTAGCATTTACTAAATACATGTCCTCTCTGTCTTTATAGGTAGGTGGTATATCTCTTGCCACAGAATTAATAGCCTTCTTTCCTTCAATAAATTCTTTCTTTAGCTTTTTATACAAATGATAATTCTCACCCTCATGAATCACATTAAAATAACCTCCTGGAGCATCTGCACCTGTAGGAGCAACGTACACATATACATCGTTTAAGACTCTTACATATACATC
This Rasiella rasia DNA region includes the following protein-coding sequences:
- a CDS encoding helix-turn-helix domain-containing protein; amino-acid sequence: MSVCIAQAQTMPEDDLKSKGYDDLIALFEDNITDTLIATRIARVYIEKARADMDSTKMARGYQRLAFVSSKADAIKNLDTTIQLSKNSKHPNFPAIGYLFKSYYLYNVDKYEESLQNAITGYQYAKQKSNIDQQITALHQINGVNELWGDYEKALETELLTKELLFQNKNSELFTDNYIASLEGIGNCYVRLRKPDSALAYYKKGILESLKNEDSITYHAFVSKSGTALYVKGDYNAAIDSLQKAHAYKEYFINSYDTYYNFYMGSIFFQQGNNEKGALYFKKVDSIYERKQVLYPELPVVYDKLASFYRESENQEMQLAYMQKLVLVVKLIDVKRVYIKDKITEEYEIPKLLEEKDTLISGLKEKHDASQKKVWWIGGFLILSLLLLGYYVRRQKTFKKRFELLIAQREAPVEVTKPEPETAGASLDISEDIVAEILEHLAAFEAEKKFLSPKIKLTQLAKECNTNSTYLSKVINFKMGKNFSSYINELRVAYAFDELRDNPTFRKYTIKAVASECGFKSAESFSKAFYKMYGIYPSFYSKQLEQKRI